ACATTGTAGGATATTTAAGGTTTTTAAGTGATCAGAGTTATGTGTACGAGAAGTGGCCACAAGAAGGGACAATCCTACTGCTGCTTCACATGCTGAAGATGCTAGAAGTAGTATTGGGGCTGACGATAGATTAGGTGAGTCTAATTGTAAAGTTCAAATAGAAATAGCTAAGAAAAGTGAAAGTATTATTCCCTCGAGGCAGAGGAGGGCTGATAATAGATGGGTTCGGTGAAATGATAGGCCGATTAACCCCAGTAGGAAGCAGTTTGAGATAACTAGGTGGATCGCTGTCATTTTAAATGCTTGAGGACTTTAACCGCGTTTTTTGAGCCGAAATCAAATGTTTTGTTTAAACTAAGCACTTATTCTGCTCACTCTAAGCCTCCTTGAACTCACTCATAAATTAATCCAAGTGTTAAAAGCATGATTACCACAGAAGCCCAGATTAAGGTATGAAGAGGGAAAAGAAGTTGATTCCCCCAAGGAAGAGGAAGTAGAAGTGCAATCTCTAGGTCAAACAGAAGGAATAAAATTGCAACTAAGAAAAAGCGAATAGAAAAAGGTAGGCGTGCTGACCCAAGCGGGTCAAACCCGCATTCGTAAGGGGAAAGTTTTTCTAAATCCGGGTTTATCTGAGGCAACCAGAatgaaataagagctaaaattaTAGATAGGGCAGAAGTAATTAGTAAAGTTGTAGTAATAAGGTTAATTATCTTTCCTTGGGTTTTAACCAAGTCCAAGTGAGTGGAAGTCACATATACTAAAGTGATACTAGAAAGATTAGGACCCTCATCAGTAGATTGAGATATAGAGGAATAATCAAACTACATCTACGAAGTGTCAGTACCAGGCAGCAGCTTCAAATCCAAAGTGGTGTTGAGATGTGAAGTGGTATTGGATTTGTCGTATAAGGCAGACTGCTAGGAATGTGGATCCGATAATTACGTGAAGACCGTGGAAGCCTGTGGCTACAAAAAAAGTAGACCCGTAAACACCGTCAGCAATTGTAAAAGGGGCTTCATAGTACTCCATAGCTTGAAGAAAGGTGAAGTAAAACCCCAATAGAATTGTTAAAGTGAGGGATTGAATAGCTTGGGTACGCTCACCAGCTATAATACTATGGTGAGCCCAGGTTACTGTTACACCGGATGCTAATAGGACTGCCGTGTTCAGAAGGGGTACCTCAAATGGGTTGAGGGTGGTGATTCCAGAAGGTGGTCAACATCCGCCCAGTTCTGGGGTAGGGGCCAAACTAGAGTGGTAAAAAGCTCAGAAAAAACCTAGAAAAAAGAATACTTCTGAAGTAATAAACAAGATTATCCCATAGCGCAAGCCTTTTTGTACAGGGGGGGTATGGTGGCCTAAAAAAGTACTTTCGCGGATAATGTCtcgtcatcattgatatatagttAGTAAAAGGGTAACAACTCCGATGGTTAAGAGAGCGTGAGAGTTGAAGTGGAATCAAATTGCTAGGCCTGATGTTAATAAAAGGGCGCCAATTGCGCCTGTTAGTGGTCAAGGGCTGGGATCAACTATATGGTAAGGGTGTGCCTGATGGGTCATTAGATATTTTCTTGTAAATAAAGGCTCAGTAGAAGTACGAAAACATAAGCTTGAATCATGGCCACGGCAAACTCTAAAAGGGTTAGTAAAAGCATAATAGCTAATGTAACACCGGCTACAGGAGGTATAATAGAGGAGAGAGCAAATGCTCCAGCGCCTATGAGATATATTAAAAGGTGACCTGCTGTCAGATTAGCAGTTAGTCGTACACCTAACGCTAAAGGTCGAATAAATAGGCTAATTGTTTCAATGATTACAAGAGCGGGGATCAGAGCAACAGGGGTAGCTGGAGGGAGTAGATGTGCTAGAGCATTGGTTGTACTATTGCGTACCCCTGTGATTACTGTGGCCAACCAAATAGGTACAGCTAAACCCAGGTTGTGGGAAAGCTGTGTTGTTGGGGTATAGGTGTAAGGGAGCATACCCAAAAGGTTTAATGTAATTAAGTATAGTATCAAGGAGGTTAAAATTAAGGCCCACTTATGTCCTGGTTGATTAAGGGGTTGAAGAATTTGGTGTGTGAACCGCATAAAAGCAGTTGACTGAATGTTAACCAATCGTGTGTTAAATCATAAAGGTGTGGACGAAGGGAAGAGGGTTCATGGAAGGGTAAAAGCTAATAGAATTAATGGTACACCAAGAAGTATTGGTGATATAAACTGGTCAAAAAGGCTTACTATCATGGTCAGCATCAAAGTTCATTTTGTATATCTTCAAAGTTTAAAAGGGTGGGGTTATTAAGGAGTATGTAGTTTAGAACCTTACCAGGAATAATAAAGATCAAAATGAATCAGGAAAAGAGCATAGTTATAAATCAGGGAGAGGGGTCTAATTGAGGCATACGTTAAGGGTGGGTGGGAACCACCAGTTTTTAGCTTAAAAGGCTAACGCTGTAACCCGGTTTAGCTTCTTAACGAGGCGTCCTGTAGAATTAGGGAAGATCAACCTTCAAAGTACTCTAAAGGTACGGCCTCCACAACGATGGGTATAAAGCTGTGGTTAGCGCCGCAGATCTCAGAACATTGTCCGTAGAATACACCAGAGCGAAGAGAGGTGAATGTTGTTTGATTTAGGCGACCTGGTACAGCATCTATCTTAACCCCTAAGGAGGGCACTGTTCAAGAGTGAAGTACATCCTCTGCAGTAACTAAAACTCGAACAGGGGACTCTAAAGGAACAACTATTCGATGGTCTGCTTCAAGAAGACGAAATTGAGACGAAGTTAGGTCTTGATTTGGGATTATATATGA
The genomic region above belongs to Nerophis ophidion isolate RoL-2023_Sa unplaced genomic scaffold, RoL_Noph_v1.0 HiC_scaffold_323, whole genome shotgun sequence and contains:
- the LOC133548004 gene encoding LOW QUALITY PROTEIN: ATP synthase subunit a-like (The sequence of the model RefSeq protein was modified relative to this genomic sequence to represent the inferred CDS: substituted 2 bases at 2 genomic stop codons), which translates into the protein MLTMIVSLFDQFISPILLGVPLILLAFTLPXTLFPSSTPLXFNTRLVNIQSTAFMRFTHQILQPLNQPGHKWALILTSLILYLITLNLLGMLPYTYTPTTQLSHNLGLAVPIWLATVITGVRNSTTNALAHLLPPATPVALIPALVIIETISLFIRPLALGVRLTANLTAGHLLIYLIGAGAFALSSIIPPVAGVTLAIMLLLTLLEFAVAMIQAYVFVLLLSLYLQENI